The DNA region TCTATTCTAATCAAATGTGTTAAGAGGTGTTTGGACTCCCCTTGATCCATATCCAACCCTAAAGAGGCCGACAAGCACCCAATTGTTGTTAAGcttgaatgtttttttttttttctctagatTTAATTGACCTCtcttatacaaaattatgtcaCTATATTACTTATGTAGtaaaaaagtgaaaaacttGAGTGTAAAAAATTGTGGATaagatgaaaaggaaaaagacagtAGAGGATCATGATTCATgaatcatcatcaaaatttgaCTGAGGTTAATTTTACGTTAAGATAATGTCTTCTATAGCTGCGAAAGCAAAGCACATTGATTCCACACTGAATTTCATccattaaatttcaattttttaagtcCTTTGATTCTAATTCAAGCAAAGTTACTTGGCAACTGAATTCTActttatgattttaattgaatttagtGGTGCGTTCATGTGAATTGATGAATCCTTAAGAGAATCTCCCCAATGATAACTTACCATAAAgctgaaaaaatttaaaaacaaaatcccTGCATATTGTTAATCCTAATCCTACCAAAAGCTGACGAAGTTTGCCTTCTATAAAAGGAAAGTTAAAGATACAATGTTCTGATGAGGGAGCAATCTTTACTGTGTTTTTTGTAATATTCAAGAGAAAAAGGGGAATACCCGGTTGCTTCTAACTGAAACAATGGATACCCAATAAAGTTTTAAGTCACTTCTTCAAGAAACCCATATTCATTATTTATGTCATCGTTTTGTAACTCTGATTTTACTGTCCACAAATTTGGAGTTGAACGTTCCATGGAGGACTTACTTGCGGATAGTGTTTTCAATGGTGACAGAGAGGCTCAGATTCAAGCTGCTTCTCAGTTTGGTAAGTTAAGCAGCAAACAGAAGCAGAAACTGGTTGACAGAGGCGTCATAGTTCCGCTGGTTTCAATGCTTCATTCACAGGATTATGAAGCCATTGAAGCTGCATTGTTATCTCTACTTAGTCTTGCATTTGGCAGTGAACGGTTAGTTCTCCATTTTATGATAATCCTTTTTTCGATAGAGTTGTTCAAATTTGGTGTCATTGTATACATTGTTTCGATTGATTTTTGCTGATTTTACAGGAACAAGGTCCGGATTGTAAAATCTGGAGTTGTGCCAGTGTTGTTGGAGCTCCTTCAATGCCAAAGCTTGGTGCTGATTGAACTTACAGTTGCAGCTATGTTGATTCTTTCTTCTTGTGTGGCAAACAAGTTGGCAATTGCATCTTCCGGGGCAATTCAACTTCTTGTTGAAATCTTGAGAGGAAACATTGATAATAACAACGGTCGCATTAGCATACAAGCTAAGATTGATGCTATTGCCACTCTCCATAACCTCTCAACGTGCCCTCATCTTATCCCATCAGTTGCCTCTTCTGGTGTCATATATCCCTTGCTTCAGATAATCCAAGCTTCTGAGAAATCATCAGAGTTCACGGAGAAGGCGATTGCGTTGCTTGAGAACATTGTTTCACTGTCAGAAAATGCACTTCAAGAGATTGCTGCCACTGGCTGCGCAATTCGGGCCTTTGTTGAGGTTATTGAAGAGGGGTCTATGCAATGCAAGGAGCATGCAGTGTCAATCCTGCTAATGATATGCCAGAGCTGCAGAGACCAATACCGAGGCTCAATCTTGAGGGAAGGGGTAATGCCTGGGCTGCTGCAGTTGAATGTGGATGGAACTTGGAGGGCGAAAAACATGGCAAGAGAATTGTTGCTACTTCTCAGAGATTGCTCGGATTATGAGTCAAGAGGTGAACAATCAAAGCATGAGCTCATGGAGCAGATTATGCAGGAGATAGATACCGAAGGAGAGAGGGTTGGTGAAACAACCCTCAGACTGGTTGAAGAAATGATTGCAAAACTCAGTACCAGATAATTGTTGCTTAAAATTACAGAGTTTTGACCAATGTGTAACATAATATGTCAGTTGTTCTGTGGGTCTGGACTTGTGTAAGTAAAGATTTGGTTTGCATCGCTTTTGCATacttttttttgggtaattagGAAACTTTATTTGAGTTGGATCTCCCTTTCGCATACTATTAGGTCTGTAAATTTTAGATTCGTAAAAACATTCTAAATGGTGCGGCAACCAAAGAAGCAGAGAAATGGGCTCGTGCTTTAGAGCCTGCTAAAAGTAGGTGATTCATGTTCATCCAATAACAACAAAATGTATATGTACCATTCTCCTAAATCAATGGGATTTTAACCATAGCTTATCTGCCAACAGGAAATGAGGATTCACATAAAgccataaaaatttttgaaaaacgcTCAACTCGAATCCCGGAAATAGAAATCAGGTAAACAAGATAATTAATTTACCTTGATTTTGCTGTTGAAGTTTGGGAGGCCTACACCTTTGAGTCCTTGAGAGCCCCTGTAGGTTTTCCCAGGGCTCTGAAAAGAGAGACTGGTatcaaataacaaattcaaaatccTTCAACATAGGGCTCGAGAGAAACCATACCTTTCAACAAGTTGTTTTGCCTAGGTtcatttgacaaacaaaaatgTGTACTAGCACTTACTGGCTTCAGCAATTGGCTTAAAGAAACCAAATTTATTGCTACTCCAAATAACAAACACAATTCAGACAGGTAATTAAAGTACGTATGAATCATAATATCTGTAATTTCCCATTATTCAACTACAAGAAGGGACTTGGATTAACAGAAGCATAAGCAAGGTATCCTTCAGCTGCAATTCTAAAGAAGAACTCATCACCATAAGCCTTGATATGTCAAACCTTAGGTCTATTGACCTGCCCAACAATCAGTGTATCaagttaagagtttgattttgatacgATACCGATGGGTTTTGAACCATGCTCTCACACTTGGGGATTCCATTCCTTCACCAAACTTATCATCCATCATCTTTATCTATTCATGAACTTTTTGTGCTAGACTCTTATGGTCAAGTTTCTGTGTATGGGACAAATTTGAGTTGTTGCTGCACACAAGTTACCAATAAATTGTTGTGGCAAAGGTGGATTGAT from Mangifera indica cultivar Alphonso chromosome 8, CATAS_Mindica_2.1, whole genome shotgun sequence includes:
- the LOC123224556 gene encoding U-box domain-containing protein 41, translated to MSSFCNSDFTVHKFGVERSMEDLLADSVFNGDREAQIQAASQFGKLSSKQKQKLVDRGVIVPLVSMLHSQDYEAIEAALLSLLSLAFGSERNKVRIVKSGVVPVLLELLQCQSLVLIELTVAAMLILSSCVANKLAIASSGAIQLLVEILRGNIDNNNGRISIQAKIDAIATLHNLSTCPHLIPSVASSGVIYPLLQIIQASEKSSEFTEKAIALLENIVSLSENALQEIAATGCAIRAFVEVIEEGSMQCKEHAVSILLMICQSCRDQYRGSILREGVMPGLLQLNVDGTWRAKNMARELLLLLRDCSDYESRGEQSKHELMEQIMQEIDTEGERVGETTLRLVEEMIAKLSTR